A genomic segment from Gracilinanus agilis isolate LMUSP501 chromosome 1, AgileGrace, whole genome shotgun sequence encodes:
- the LOC123231588 gene encoding S-formylglutathione hydrolase-like gives MALKQISSNKCFEGFQKVYEHDSVELKCKMKFGIYLPPKAETGKCPVLYWLSGLTCTEQNFITKAGYHQAAAEYGLIVVAPDTSPRGCNIKGEDDSWDFGTGAGFYVNATEEPWKTNYRMYSYVTDELPKLINANFPADPKKMSIFGHSMGGHGALICALKNPGKYKSVSAFSPICNPMLCPWGKKAFSGYLGSDQSKWEAYDATHLVKSYPDSHLDILIDQGKDDQFLKDGQLLPDNFIAACSERKIPVVFRLQEGYDHNYYFITTFVNDHIRHHAKYLNA, from the coding sequence ATGGCCTTGAAACAGATTTCGAGCAATAAGTGCTTTGAGGGGTTTCAGAAAGTGTATGAGCATGACAGTGTGGAactaaaatgcaaaatgaaatttgGAATCTACTTACCACCGAAAGCAGAAACTGGGAAATGTCCTGTACTTTACTGGCTATCTGGTTTAACTTGCACAGAACAAAATTTCATCACAAAAGCTGGTTATCACCAAGCTGCAGCAGAATATGGCCTCATTGTTGTTGCACCAGACACCAGTCCACGTGGCTGCAATATTAAAGGAGAAGATGACAGCTGGGACTTTGGTACTGGTGCTGGTTTTTATGTGAATGCTACTGAAGAACCTTGGAAAACCAACTATAGGATGTACTCTTATGTAACAGATGAGTTGCCCAAGCTGATAAATGCCAATTTTCCAGCTGATCCAAAGAAGATGTCAATTTTTGGCCATTCTATGGGAGGCCATGGAGCTCTGATTTGTGCTTTGAAGAATCCTGGAAAATACAAATCTGTGTCAGCATTCTCTCCAATCTGCAATCCAATGCTCTGTCCTTGGGGGAAAAAGGCCTTCAGTGGATATTTAGGATCAGATCAAAGTAAATGGGAGGCATATGACGCTACTCATCTTGTAAAGTCTTATCCAGATTCTCATTTGGACATATTAATAGATCAAGGCAAAGATGACCAGTTTCTTAAAGATGGGCAGTTACTTCCTGACAATTTTATAGCTGCCTGTTCAGAACGGAAAATTCCAGTTGTTTTTAGATTGCAAGAGGGATATGATCATAACTACTACTTCATTACAACTTTTGTTAATGATCACATCAGACATCATGCAAAATACCTGAATGCATAA